A single region of the Streptomyces caelestis genome encodes:
- a CDS encoding DEAD/DEAH box helicase, with amino-acid sequence MFLPGDPARTGSVAFWRPDGETPPATASASASASAASVRHLTVVVPCVDGVEPQSVPAVLVPVRTALPVLIRARTGARGHRTTVFWGAAAAHALHLVARGLLLPGLSSGDHDAWRAGPLRAQDIEAVRRLAAAMPPEAHAVPLPGAGPLRLPDPEQLLCAFLDAVADTLPRSPAAPMVTGGPAYASPEPVRLPEQRAWAADVAAGHDAGVRLSLRIEADGLTDSADVDADVTFRAVLQVHSVNDPALVADATDVWAGAGGEAFGPRARMDALLALRRAARAWTPLTPLLSATVPDAVELADEEVTELLGAGARALAAAGVDVHWPKGLTRELTTRAEVGPSDDEPDSGKAFAAMPSFLSADALLAFDWSFALGDRRLSREELDRLAEAKRPVVRLRDQWVLIDPQEVRLARSRQDHKVTPVDALGAALTGWAEVDGRRVEVRPTGWLAALRERLADPEAQQPVEQPAALAATLRDYQRRGLNWLAGMTSLGLGCCLADDMGLGKTVTLIALHLHRQTDTRSAGPTLVVCPTSLMGNWQREIERFAPGTPVRRFHGARRGLDGLADGEFVLTTYGTMRLDAPRLAEVPWGMLVTDEAQHVKNPHSSTARELRSIGARARVALTGTPVENNLSELWAILDWTTPGLLGRLGTFRRRYAEAVEGGRDPGAADRLARLVRPFLLRRRKSDPGIAPELPPKTETDHAVSLTQEQAGLYEAVVREALAEISGADSMARRGLIVKLLTGLKQVCNHPAQYLKEERPVIAGRSGKLELLDELLDTILAEEAGVLVFTQYVQMARLLEQHLAARGTPSQFLHGGTPVAQREAMVRRFQDGEVPVFLLSLKAAGTGLNLTRAEHVVHYDRWWNPAVEAQATDRAYRIGQTRPVQVHRIIAEGTIEDRIAELLARKRELADAVLGSGEAALTELTDAELADLVELRGGLR; translated from the coding sequence GTGTTCCTGCCCGGCGATCCGGCCCGCACAGGCAGCGTCGCCTTCTGGCGGCCGGACGGCGAGACCCCTCCGGCCACGGCGTCGGCTTCGGCGTCTGCTTCTGCCGCGTCCGTCAGGCACCTGACCGTCGTCGTGCCCTGCGTCGACGGGGTCGAGCCGCAGAGCGTGCCCGCCGTCCTGGTGCCGGTACGCACCGCCCTGCCGGTCCTCATACGCGCGCGTACCGGCGCGCGGGGACACCGGACCACCGTGTTCTGGGGCGCGGCGGCCGCGCACGCCCTGCACCTCGTGGCGCGCGGACTGCTGCTGCCGGGGCTGTCCTCCGGCGACCACGACGCCTGGCGCGCGGGCCCGCTGCGCGCCCAGGACATCGAGGCCGTGCGCCGCCTGGCCGCCGCGATGCCGCCCGAGGCGCACGCCGTGCCGTTGCCGGGCGCCGGGCCGCTGCGGCTGCCCGACCCGGAGCAGCTCCTGTGCGCCTTCCTCGACGCGGTCGCCGACACCCTGCCCCGCTCCCCCGCCGCGCCGATGGTCACCGGCGGACCCGCCTACGCGTCACCCGAGCCGGTGCGGCTGCCCGAGCAGCGTGCGTGGGCCGCCGACGTCGCCGCGGGCCACGACGCGGGGGTGCGGCTGTCGCTGCGGATCGAGGCGGACGGCCTGACGGACTCGGCGGACGTCGACGCGGACGTGACGTTCCGGGCCGTGCTCCAGGTGCACAGCGTGAACGACCCCGCGCTCGTGGCGGACGCCACCGACGTCTGGGCCGGCGCCGGAGGCGAGGCCTTCGGCCCGCGCGCGCGGATGGACGCCCTGCTCGCCCTGCGCCGCGCGGCCCGGGCCTGGACCCCGCTCACGCCCCTGCTGTCGGCGACCGTGCCGGACGCGGTCGAGCTCGCCGACGAGGAGGTCACCGAACTGCTCGGCGCGGGCGCCCGGGCGCTGGCGGCGGCTGGAGTGGACGTGCACTGGCCGAAGGGACTGACCCGCGAGCTCACCACGCGCGCGGAGGTGGGGCCTTCCGACGACGAGCCGGACTCCGGCAAGGCCTTCGCCGCCATGCCGTCGTTCCTGTCCGCCGACGCGCTGCTCGCCTTCGACTGGTCGTTCGCGCTGGGCGACCGGCGGCTGAGCCGCGAAGAGCTGGACCGGCTCGCCGAGGCCAAGCGCCCTGTGGTGCGGCTGCGCGACCAGTGGGTCCTGATCGACCCTCAGGAGGTACGCCTGGCCCGCTCCCGGCAGGATCACAAGGTGACGCCGGTGGACGCGCTTGGCGCGGCCCTGACGGGCTGGGCGGAGGTGGACGGGCGCCGGGTCGAGGTGCGGCCCACCGGATGGCTGGCGGCCCTGCGGGAGCGGCTCGCCGACCCCGAGGCGCAACAGCCGGTGGAGCAGCCGGCCGCCCTCGCGGCCACCCTGCGGGACTACCAGCGGCGGGGCCTGAACTGGCTCGCCGGTATGACCTCGCTGGGCCTCGGCTGCTGCCTCGCCGACGACATGGGGCTCGGCAAGACGGTCACGCTGATCGCCCTGCACCTGCACCGGCAGACCGACACCCGGTCCGCCGGGCCCACCCTGGTGGTCTGCCCGACGTCCCTGATGGGCAACTGGCAGCGGGAGATCGAGCGGTTCGCGCCCGGCACACCCGTGCGGCGCTTCCACGGCGCGCGGCGCGGCCTCGACGGCCTGGCCGACGGGGAGTTCGTACTCACCACGTACGGCACGATGCGCCTGGACGCGCCCCGGCTCGCCGAGGTGCCGTGGGGCATGCTCGTGACGGACGAGGCCCAGCACGTGAAGAACCCGCACTCCTCGACCGCGCGGGAGCTGCGTTCCATCGGCGCACGCGCGCGCGTGGCGCTCACCGGCACCCCGGTGGAGAACAACCTGTCGGAGCTGTGGGCGATCCTCGACTGGACCACCCCGGGGCTGCTGGGCCGGCTCGGCACCTTCCGCAGGCGGTACGCGGAGGCCGTCGAGGGCGGTCGGGACCCAGGCGCCGCGGACCGGCTGGCCCGGCTCGTACGGCCGTTCCTGCTGCGCCGCCGCAAGTCGGATCCGGGGATCGCGCCCGAGCTGCCGCCGAAGACGGAAACCGATCACGCCGTGTCGCTCACCCAGGAGCAGGCAGGCCTGTACGAGGCCGTGGTGCGCGAGGCACTCGCGGAGATCTCCGGCGCCGACAGCATGGCGCGGCGCGGACTGATCGTGAAGCTGCTGACCGGTCTGAAGCAGGTCTGCAACCACCCGGCGCAGTACCTCAAGGAGGAGCGGCCGGTGATCGCCGGGCGCTCGGGGAAGCTGGAGCTGCTGGACGAACTGCTCGACACGATTCTCGCCGAGGAGGCGGGCGTGCTGGTCTTCACGCAGTACGTGCAGATGGCCCGCCTCCTCGAACAGCACCTTGCCGCCCGCGGCACGCCCTCGCAGTTCCTGCACGGCGGGACGCCCGTCGCCCAGCGCGAGGCCATGGTGCGGCGCTTCCAGGACGGCGAAGTGCCCGTGTTCCTGTTGTCGTTGAAGGCGGCGGGCACCGGCCTGAACCTCACCCGGGCCGAGCACGTCGTGCACTACGACCGCTGGTGGAACCCGGCCGTCGAGGCCCAGGCGACCGACCGCGCCTACCGCATCGGCCAGACCCGGCCCGTGCAGGTGCACCGGATCATCGCCGAGGGGACCATCGAGGACCGCATCGCCGAGCTGCTGGCCCGCAAGCGGGAGCTGGCGGACGCGGTCCTGGGCTCCGGCGAGGCCGCCCTCACGGAGCTGACGGACGCGGAACTGGCGGATCTGGTCGAACTGCGAGGGGGCCTGCGATGA